Proteins found in one Gordonia sp. PDNC005 genomic segment:
- a CDS encoding glutathione peroxidase, with the protein MSHSVKTVPVAALDGSALDLSSFEGPLLVVNVASKCGLTPQYSALEKLQETYGPRGLTVVGMPCNQFMGQEPGTAEEIATFCSTTYGVSFPLLEKADVNGDDRHPLYDVLTQAADAEGEAGDVQWNFEKFLVGSDGGVIARFRPRTEPDAPEVITAIEAAL; encoded by the coding sequence ATGAGTCACTCTGTGAAAACTGTGCCCGTTGCCGCTCTGGACGGGTCGGCGCTCGACCTCTCCTCCTTCGAAGGTCCGCTCCTCGTGGTCAACGTCGCCTCCAAGTGCGGTCTCACCCCGCAGTATTCGGCCCTGGAGAAACTGCAGGAGACGTACGGGCCGCGCGGCCTCACGGTCGTCGGCATGCCCTGCAACCAGTTCATGGGCCAGGAGCCCGGCACCGCCGAAGAGATCGCGACGTTCTGCTCCACGACGTACGGAGTCAGCTTCCCGCTGCTTGAGAAGGCCGACGTGAACGGCGACGACCGCCATCCGCTCTACGACGTGCTCACTCAGGCCGCCGATGCAGAAGGGGAGGCGGGCGACGTCCAGTGGAACTTCGAGAAGTTCCTCGTCGGATCCGACGGTGGCGTGATCGCGCGTTTCCGGCCCCGCACCGAACCCGATGCACCAGAGGTGATCACCGCGATCGAGGCCGCGCTATAG
- a CDS encoding NAD(P)H-binding protein, with translation MTTYAVTGATGGLGGAAVAALIKRGVAASDIVAIVRDTTKAGTLTEAGVVVRTGDYEKPETLAGALAGVDKLLFVSGSEVGRRTAQHTNVIEAAKTSGVGLVAYTSLLGAPTSPLMLAAEHRETEKLLADSGLGVILLRNGWYSENYAASAPAAIDSGVFYGSAGTATVAPAARADYADAAAAALIGSAAGSVYELAGAEHLTYADIAATFATVSGKDVVYQDLPVADYAAALVQAGLPEGAAHVFSDSDGGAAQGALDSDSTDLADLRGAAGTTFAEVIGAALA, from the coding sequence ATGACGACGTACGCAGTGACCGGAGCAACGGGTGGACTCGGTGGGGCCGCAGTGGCCGCGCTCATCAAACGAGGCGTGGCAGCCTCGGACATCGTCGCGATCGTGCGGGACACCACGAAGGCGGGAACGCTCACCGAGGCGGGTGTCGTCGTGCGCACCGGAGACTACGAGAAGCCGGAGACCCTCGCGGGTGCGCTCGCAGGTGTCGACAAGCTCCTGTTCGTGTCCGGATCAGAGGTGGGGCGTCGTACCGCGCAGCACACCAACGTGATCGAGGCCGCGAAGACCTCCGGTGTCGGTCTGGTCGCCTACACGAGTCTGCTGGGCGCACCGACCTCGCCGCTGATGCTGGCGGCCGAGCACCGGGAGACCGAGAAACTGCTCGCCGACAGCGGTCTCGGTGTGATCCTGCTTCGTAACGGCTGGTACTCCGAGAACTACGCCGCATCGGCGCCTGCCGCGATCGACAGCGGCGTCTTCTACGGATCGGCCGGGACGGCGACGGTCGCACCCGCGGCACGCGCCGACTACGCCGACGCTGCCGCGGCGGCACTCATCGGCTCGGCGGCCGGGTCGGTCTACGAACTCGCGGGGGCTGAGCACCTGACCTACGCGGACATCGCCGCAACCTTCGCCACGGTGTCGGGCAAGGACGTCGTGTACCAGGACCTTCCGGTCGCCGACTACGCAGCCGCCCTCGTCCAGGCGGGCCTGCCGGAGGGCGCGGCGCACGTGTTCTCCGACTCCGACGGCGGAGCCGCGCAGGGTGCTCTCGACTCGGACTCCACCGACCTCGCGGATCTCCGCGGCGCCGCGGGGACGACGTTCGCCGAGGTCATCGGGGCAGCGTTGGCGTGA
- a CDS encoding PQQ-binding-like beta-propeller repeat protein: MSIRSTLARMPFGMGTVAAVGAVALVVTAGVVLMPGDSVSSDDAAHGVLEEYTSAPTEQWTLDDTSLPGLTGDGDVTIADVHRGDWLVSYTAGIRRQYVLVDAGTGSLRWDAPVNAGFGACAFNNAGQVGCAVRTRTDGPDNGFYLVSDSGSLERQTDETDTSALVGLASDFVHVNSTRYQVSRRTVDGEVRWSRTFASAATPSYTDGVLVVQNTDGSAQVIDPLTGDDVVACRTCTVQTYPTGVLVSHDPLGRASVDFHPVVNGVVEAESVRTAQSQSLVSGPSTLPVLGAAGDQSMDTHGRYQVVDPATGDALWQVNDKELSKVHTRPCGPLVTVARKDRSRVFLSLAEGSVTGELPPPAFGDPSADIDKLSCVGASDDIAVFTDGSQLTAYRPSTGSVAWTYPIGGTAYDIDGRIALQQGSTLTVLAP; the protein is encoded by the coding sequence ATGTCGATCCGGAGCACCCTCGCACGTATGCCGTTCGGGATGGGAACCGTGGCGGCGGTCGGTGCCGTGGCCCTCGTCGTGACAGCGGGTGTCGTCCTGATGCCTGGCGACTCCGTGTCGTCAGACGACGCCGCGCACGGTGTGCTCGAGGAGTACACGTCGGCGCCGACCGAACAGTGGACTCTCGACGACACGTCGCTGCCCGGACTCACCGGCGACGGAGACGTAACGATCGCCGACGTCCACCGCGGGGACTGGCTCGTGTCGTACACGGCGGGCATCCGGCGCCAGTACGTGTTGGTCGACGCGGGTACCGGGTCGCTTCGGTGGGACGCACCGGTCAACGCGGGTTTCGGTGCATGCGCGTTCAACAACGCAGGCCAGGTGGGCTGCGCCGTCCGCACCCGCACCGACGGACCCGACAACGGGTTCTACCTCGTCTCCGACTCCGGATCACTCGAGCGCCAGACCGACGAGACCGACACGTCGGCCCTCGTCGGCCTCGCATCCGACTTCGTGCACGTCAACAGCACCCGCTACCAGGTGTCACGCCGCACGGTCGACGGCGAGGTCCGGTGGAGTCGGACCTTCGCGTCGGCGGCCACCCCGTCGTACACCGACGGCGTGCTGGTCGTCCAGAACACCGACGGCAGCGCGCAAGTCATCGATCCGCTGACCGGCGACGACGTCGTCGCCTGCCGGACGTGCACGGTGCAGACCTACCCGACCGGGGTGCTCGTGTCCCACGACCCGCTCGGCCGCGCGTCCGTCGACTTCCATCCCGTTGTGAACGGCGTCGTCGAAGCCGAATCCGTGCGCACCGCGCAGAGCCAGTCGCTCGTGTCGGGGCCGTCGACGCTGCCGGTACTCGGTGCTGCGGGCGACCAGTCGATGGACACGCACGGCCGCTATCAAGTCGTCGACCCAGCGACCGGTGACGCGCTGTGGCAGGTGAACGACAAAGAACTGTCGAAGGTCCACACCCGACCTTGCGGTCCGCTCGTCACCGTCGCCCGCAAGGACCGCTCGCGTGTGTTCCTGTCGCTCGCGGAGGGGTCCGTGACCGGTGAGCTTCCACCACCTGCGTTCGGCGACCCGTCTGCAGACATCGACAAGCTCTCCTGTGTCGGCGCCTCCGACGACATCGCCGTCTTCACCGACGGGAGTCAGCTCACCGCGTACCGTCCGTCGACCGGCTCGGTTGCGTGGACGTATCCCATCGGCGGCACCGCCTACGACATCGACGGCCGGATCGCCCTCCAACAGGGATCAACACTCACTGTCCTCGCGCCTTAG
- a CDS encoding M18 family aminopeptidase, with amino-acid sequence MAVNTSATAAGLGDFIDASPSPFHVCATVAAELDAAGYVRVFEDRPWSTTVRGYVIRGGSIIAWDASVLEGLSSRAPQPFRIVGGHTDSPNLRVKQNPDRTAAGLSTVALEPYGGAWLNSWLDRDLGLSGRLAYNDGGRVAHTLVRIDEPVLRVPQLAIHLSDDRKGVHLDPQRHVDGIRGVGEARPLLEYVAEYAGVDPAGVLGWELMTHDVTPSRIIGSAGDLLSAPRLDNQGTCYAGLRALLDAPRLRSGDGGGIAMLALFDHEEVGSGSERGASSDFLVTVCERIVGALGGDRDEFLRIMASSICASGDMAHATHPNYTERHEPSHHIAVNGGPVLKVNQNLRYASDAIGEAEFALACRDAGVPLQRYIHRADLPCGSTIGPLTATRTGLLTVDVGAPQLAMHSCRELMGVDDVAMYSAALAAFLR; translated from the coding sequence ATGGCGGTGAACACGTCTGCGACGGCGGCGGGGCTCGGTGACTTCATCGACGCCTCGCCGTCGCCGTTTCACGTCTGTGCCACGGTCGCCGCGGAACTCGATGCGGCAGGCTATGTGCGCGTCTTCGAGGATCGGCCCTGGTCGACGACGGTCCGCGGTTATGTGATCCGCGGCGGCTCGATCATCGCGTGGGACGCGTCGGTGCTGGAAGGCCTCAGCTCGCGTGCGCCGCAACCGTTCCGCATCGTCGGCGGCCACACGGACAGCCCGAACCTACGGGTCAAGCAGAACCCGGACCGGACTGCCGCTGGCCTGTCGACGGTGGCGCTCGAGCCGTACGGGGGTGCGTGGCTCAACTCGTGGCTCGACCGGGACCTCGGCCTCTCCGGCCGACTCGCGTACAACGATGGCGGACGCGTGGCGCACACGTTGGTCCGCATCGACGAGCCCGTCCTGCGCGTACCGCAGCTCGCGATCCACCTGTCCGACGACCGCAAAGGTGTTCATCTCGACCCCCAGCGCCATGTCGACGGGATCCGCGGCGTCGGAGAGGCTCGGCCACTGCTCGAGTACGTCGCCGAATACGCGGGGGTCGATCCGGCGGGTGTGCTCGGCTGGGAGTTGATGACTCACGACGTCACACCGTCACGCATCATCGGATCTGCGGGTGATCTCCTCAGCGCGCCCCGTCTCGACAATCAGGGCACGTGTTACGCCGGACTGCGCGCGTTGTTGGATGCCCCTCGGCTCCGCTCGGGAGACGGAGGCGGCATCGCGATGCTCGCCCTGTTCGACCACGAAGAAGTCGGATCGGGTTCTGAGCGTGGAGCGTCGTCCGACTTCCTGGTCACCGTGTGTGAACGGATCGTCGGCGCTCTCGGAGGCGACCGTGACGAGTTCCTGCGGATCATGGCGTCGAGCATCTGTGCGTCGGGCGACATGGCCCACGCCACCCATCCCAACTACACCGAGCGGCACGAGCCGAGTCACCACATCGCGGTGAACGGAGGTCCGGTGCTGAAGGTGAATCAGAACCTGAGGTACGCGTCGGACGCGATCGGTGAGGCCGAGTTCGCGTTGGCGTGCCGCGATGCCGGTGTCCCGTTGCAGCGGTACATCCATCGAGCCGACCTGCCGTGCGGTTCGACGATCGGTCCTCTGACTGCGACCCGTACCGGTCTGCTGACAGTCGACGTGGGCGCACCACAGCTCGCCATGCACAGCTGCCGTGAACTCATGGGTGTCGACGACGTCGCCATGTACTCCGCCGCACTCGCCGCGTTCCTGCGCTGA
- a CDS encoding DHA2 family efflux MFS transporter permease subunit, with product MTSPASASAPDKLGRDVFVVAGVIVLGAIMSILDVTVVSVAQPTFITEFGTTSAGAAWSMTGYTLALAAVIPTASWAASRFGTKRVYMASLVLFLIGSVLCALAWNIGSLVAFRVIQGFGGGLLMPIGMMIMTRAAGPERVGSVMAVLGIPMLLGPIMGPILGGWLIEIASWHWVFLINIPIGVVALVYAWFALPANDQEPGKKIDVPGLLMLSPGLALFLFGVSSSAEERTFNAPRVYIPMIIGAILIALFIRHAFRTTNPLLDLRLFRNPTLRVSVITMSLFAVAFFGASLLYPQYFIIVRGESTLMAGLLLAPQGLGAMLTMPIAGKMTDKIGPGKFVLGGLLLIGIGVAAFITLGTDTSYWFLCAALFVQGLGMGMTMMPIMSAALATLRGSEIADGSTLMNAIQQTASSIGTGVITVIFTTMLMPLSQAVMQAGGDQAKVGEAMVANGVDVKDPAAVAEAGGSVISDIASTYGDTFIVATVLVALTLIPAFFLPRRKLVAAGADEEQKIPVAMH from the coding sequence ATGACCTCACCTGCTTCGGCGTCCGCGCCGGACAAACTCGGCCGCGACGTCTTCGTCGTCGCCGGCGTCATCGTGCTCGGCGCGATCATGTCGATTCTCGACGTGACCGTCGTCTCGGTTGCGCAGCCCACCTTCATCACCGAGTTCGGCACCACGTCGGCAGGCGCCGCGTGGTCGATGACCGGCTACACGCTGGCCCTCGCCGCCGTCATCCCCACCGCCAGCTGGGCCGCGTCCCGCTTCGGCACCAAGCGCGTCTACATGGCGTCGCTCGTCCTGTTCCTCATCGGATCGGTCCTCTGCGCACTCGCCTGGAACATCGGCTCGCTCGTCGCCTTCCGTGTGATCCAGGGCTTCGGCGGCGGTCTGCTCATGCCCATCGGCATGATGATCATGACTCGCGCCGCAGGTCCGGAGCGTGTCGGCTCGGTCATGGCCGTGCTCGGCATCCCGATGCTGCTCGGCCCGATCATGGGCCCGATCCTCGGCGGTTGGCTGATCGAGATCGCGTCGTGGCACTGGGTGTTCCTGATCAACATCCCGATCGGCGTCGTCGCCCTCGTCTACGCCTGGTTCGCACTTCCGGCCAACGACCAGGAGCCGGGTAAGAAGATCGACGTCCCGGGTCTGCTCATGTTGTCCCCGGGTCTGGCCCTGTTCCTGTTCGGCGTCTCCTCGAGCGCCGAGGAGCGCACGTTCAACGCACCGCGCGTGTACATCCCGATGATCATCGGCGCGATCCTGATCGCACTGTTCATCCGGCACGCGTTCCGCACGACCAACCCGCTGCTCGATCTGCGACTCTTCAGGAACCCGACGCTGAGGGTCTCCGTCATCACGATGTCGCTGTTCGCGGTCGCCTTCTTCGGTGCATCGCTGCTGTACCCGCAGTACTTCATCATCGTGCGCGGCGAGTCGACACTGATGGCAGGCCTGCTGCTCGCACCCCAGGGGCTCGGCGCGATGCTGACCATGCCGATCGCGGGCAAGATGACCGACAAGATCGGTCCGGGCAAGTTCGTTCTCGGCGGCTTGTTGCTGATCGGAATCGGCGTCGCCGCGTTCATCACACTCGGCACCGACACCTCGTACTGGTTCCTGTGCGCTGCCCTGTTCGTCCAGGGTCTCGGCATGGGCATGACGATGATGCCGATCATGTCCGCCGCGCTGGCCACCCTGCGCGGCTCGGAGATCGCCGACGGCTCGACGCTGATGAATGCCATCCAGCAGACCGCGTCGTCCATCGGCACCGGCGTCATCACCGTCATCTTCACCACCATGCTGATGCCGCTGTCGCAGGCGGTCATGCAGGCCGGTGGCGACCAGGCGAAGGTCGGCGAGGCGATGGTCGCGAACGGCGTCGACGTCAAGGACCCCGCAGCGGTCGCCGAAGCCGGCGGCAGCGTGATCTCCGACATCGCGTCCACCTATGGCGACACGTTCATCGTGGCCACGGTGCTCGTCGCGCTGACACTGATCCCGGCGTTCTTCCTCCCCCGCCGCAAGCTGGTGGCAGCGGGAGCGGACGAGGAGCAGAAGATCCCCGTCGCGATGCACTGA
- a CDS encoding CsbD family protein, with protein MGINDKFENKAEELKGRAKEAAGAATGDDDLKNEGKADQATSAVKKGIEEVKDKANEVIGKITGS; from the coding sequence ATGGGCATCAACGACAAGTTCGAGAACAAGGCCGAGGAACTGAAGGGCCGAGCGAAAGAGGCCGCAGGCGCCGCGACCGGAGACGACGACCTGAAGAACGAGGGAAAGGCCGATCAGGCCACTTCGGCCGTCAAGAAGGGCATCGAAGAGGTCAAGGACAAGGCGAATGAGGTGATCGGAAAGATCACCGGTTCCTGA
- a CDS encoding 3' terminal RNA ribose 2'-O-methyltransferase Hen1 — translation MILTISTTHQPATDLGFLLHKHPDRVQTFSESFGSATVFYPDADEDRCTVALMLDVDPIALARSRGRRSPDFALAQYVNDRPYAATSLLAVALGRVFRTARTGRCDSRQALADSVLPLEVTVPVLPCHGGQDLARMIFSPLGWEVDADPIILDPAFPDWGDSKYVRLHLKGDVRLADAVNQLYVLLPAFDSSKHYWQDSAEVDKLLRAGGDWLASHPARDTIVSRYLARTSGLTGVARARLAELDDAPGETPEDLPLVPRSAPLNQQRHDAVLAEIDRLRPDSVIDFGCGSGRLLAKLLRTNVSRVAGCDVSTRELTRAAEHLHVENMTERQSARLDLFQAALTYVDERFSGYDVAILMEVIEHLDLPRLDALEHVLFGVARPGAVVVTTPNVEYNVRYEGLVGTRHPDHRFEWTRAEFAAWADRVAADNGYRVDCRGIGDTDPTLGSPTQMAVFSRD, via the coding sequence GTGATCCTGACCATTTCGACGACGCATCAGCCCGCCACCGACCTCGGGTTCCTCTTGCACAAGCATCCAGATCGGGTTCAGACGTTCTCGGAATCGTTCGGTTCGGCGACAGTTTTCTACCCCGATGCGGATGAGGATCGCTGCACGGTGGCCTTGATGCTAGACGTCGACCCCATCGCGCTGGCTCGTTCCCGCGGTCGGCGATCACCTGATTTCGCTCTTGCGCAGTACGTGAACGACCGGCCGTATGCCGCGACGTCCCTTCTCGCGGTCGCGCTCGGCCGCGTCTTCCGCACCGCGCGGACCGGCCGCTGCGATTCGCGGCAAGCACTCGCCGACTCGGTTCTCCCGCTTGAGGTCACGGTCCCCGTGCTCCCCTGCCACGGAGGGCAGGACCTCGCGCGGATGATCTTCTCTCCCCTCGGATGGGAAGTCGACGCCGACCCGATCATTCTGGATCCGGCTTTTCCGGACTGGGGAGACTCCAAGTACGTCCGCCTGCACTTGAAAGGCGACGTCCGGCTCGCCGACGCGGTGAACCAGCTTTATGTGCTGCTGCCCGCGTTCGACTCGTCGAAGCACTACTGGCAGGACTCGGCCGAGGTCGACAAGCTCTTGCGCGCAGGCGGCGACTGGCTGGCATCCCACCCAGCGCGCGACACCATCGTGTCCCGCTACCTGGCCCGCACCAGCGGACTCACCGGCGTTGCACGAGCGCGGCTCGCCGAGCTCGACGACGCGCCCGGCGAGACTCCCGAGGATCTCCCCCTGGTGCCGCGCTCGGCGCCGCTCAACCAACAGCGGCACGACGCGGTGCTCGCGGAGATCGATCGCCTCCGACCCGACTCCGTGATCGACTTCGGTTGCGGTTCCGGACGCCTCCTGGCGAAGCTGCTGCGCACAAACGTCTCACGCGTGGCCGGCTGTGATGTGTCCACGCGCGAGCTCACCCGAGCCGCCGAACACCTGCATGTGGAGAACATGACCGAGCGCCAGTCCGCTCGCCTCGATCTGTTCCAGGCCGCGCTGACCTACGTCGACGAGAGGTTCTCCGGGTACGACGTCGCCATCCTCATGGAAGTGATCGAGCACCTCGACCTCCCTCGACTCGACGCTCTCGAGCATGTCCTGTTCGGCGTCGCCCGCCCGGGCGCGGTCGTCGTGACCACCCCCAACGTCGAGTACAACGTCCGCTATGAGGGCCTAGTCGGCACCCGCCATCCGGATCATCGATTCGAATGGACACGCGCCGAGTTCGCGGCGTGGGCCGACCGCGTCGCCGCCGACAACGGCTACCGGGTCGACTGTCGCGGCATCGGCGACACCGACCCCACTCTTGGATCCCCTACCCAGATGGCGGTGTTCTCCCGTGACTGA
- a CDS encoding GlsB/YeaQ/YmgE family stress response membrane protein — MTAALGLALGWGAVGGAVGWIAARILQESTHRNRRAYLLVGATGGVSGGSVIRRIGVDAAEGGWLFSILGAIAGGCALLLAAGLCAAIVRSGTEADSTRTDDNRSITKEE; from the coding sequence ATGACGGCGGCCTTGGGTCTTGCGCTCGGTTGGGGTGCCGTGGGAGGCGCCGTCGGGTGGATTGCCGCTCGAATACTCCAGGAGTCCACTCACCGAAACCGGCGAGCATACCTGCTGGTGGGGGCGACAGGAGGAGTGTCGGGCGGTTCCGTCATCCGCAGGATCGGCGTCGACGCCGCCGAAGGGGGATGGCTGTTCAGCATCCTCGGGGCCATCGCCGGAGGGTGCGCCCTCCTGCTCGCGGCCGGCCTGTGCGCAGCGATCGTTCGCAGTGGAACGGAAGCCGACTCCACTCGCACTGATGACAATCGATCCATCACGAAAGAGGAATGA
- a CDS encoding response regulator transcription factor yields MNAIRIAIVDDYEVVVRGLAAMLRAYADDVEIVELNANTRVDDHVDIALYDSFANPQGDKDQVRELAANPAVGRVVVYSWNVESRLVRSALANGAGGYIAKGLPAAKLVAALRAVHDGTATVHLGGARTKIAAGDWPGREEGLTQRESEVLALITQGMSNVEIAERAGLSINSVKTYIRSGYRRIGVSTRAQAVIWGAGHGFLPDRIRVDEPGTELAD; encoded by the coding sequence GTGAATGCGATTCGAATTGCGATCGTCGACGATTACGAAGTCGTCGTGCGCGGTCTCGCCGCGATGCTGCGCGCCTATGCCGATGATGTCGAGATCGTCGAACTGAACGCGAACACAAGGGTCGACGACCATGTCGACATAGCGCTGTACGACTCTTTCGCCAACCCTCAGGGCGACAAGGACCAGGTCCGTGAGTTGGCCGCGAATCCCGCGGTCGGACGCGTTGTGGTCTATTCGTGGAACGTCGAGAGCCGCCTGGTGCGCTCTGCGCTCGCGAACGGTGCCGGCGGATACATCGCGAAGGGGCTGCCGGCCGCGAAGCTGGTCGCCGCGCTCCGCGCGGTGCACGACGGGACGGCGACGGTTCACCTGGGCGGAGCCCGTACGAAGATCGCGGCAGGCGACTGGCCGGGTCGAGAAGAGGGCCTGACACAACGCGAATCGGAAGTCCTCGCGCTGATCACTCAAGGGATGAGCAATGTCGAGATCGCGGAACGGGCCGGCTTGTCGATCAATTCGGTGAAGACGTACATCCGCAGCGGTTACCGCCGCATCGGCGTCTCGACGCGCGCGCAGGCCGTCATCTGGGGTGCGGGCCACGGTTTTCTGCCCGATCGGATCCGGGTCGACGAGCCGGGGACCGAACTCGCGGATTGA
- a CDS encoding helix-turn-helix domain-containing protein encodes MTENTIPADVDPTLEADVFSRNCSSRAVLQNATSRWGLLALVALRDGDLRFSALRRRVDGVSERMLSQTLQSLERDGFVNREVLQAIPPRVEYSLTELGAAAAQRLSDLIDLVEGHISEIHKSQEAHDARRNG; translated from the coding sequence ATGACCGAGAACACGATCCCCGCCGACGTCGACCCGACGCTGGAGGCCGACGTGTTCTCACGCAACTGTTCGTCCCGCGCCGTCCTTCAGAATGCGACAAGCCGATGGGGCCTGCTCGCCCTTGTGGCACTGCGCGACGGCGACCTCCGATTCAGTGCCCTGCGCCGACGTGTCGACGGGGTCAGTGAGCGCATGTTGTCGCAGACCCTGCAGTCGCTCGAACGCGATGGATTCGTCAATCGGGAAGTGCTGCAGGCGATCCCGCCACGCGTCGAATACTCGCTCACAGAGCTCGGAGCCGCGGCGGCGCAGCGACTGTCGGACCTCATCGACCTCGTCGAAGGACATATCTCAGAGATTCACAAGTCACAGGAAGCGCACGACGCGCGGCGCAACGGCTGA
- the purQ gene encoding phosphoribosylformylglycinamidine synthase subunit PurQ: MTARIGVITFPGTLDDVDAARAVTAAGGEAVSLWHGDADLKGVDAIVVPGGFSYGDYLRAGAIAKFAPVMGEVVKAAERGMPVLGICNGFQIICEAGLLPGALIRNEGLHFICRDEWLRVESNTTAWTSRYEVGAEILIPLKSGEGRYVASDETLEELKGEGRIAFTYAGDNPNGSQLDIAGISSANGRVVGLMPHPEHATEALTGPSDDGLGLFYSALDSVLSAV, translated from the coding sequence ATGACCGCCCGCATCGGAGTCATCACGTTCCCCGGAACCCTCGACGACGTCGACGCTGCACGCGCTGTGACCGCCGCAGGCGGCGAAGCCGTGTCCCTGTGGCACGGTGACGCGGATCTGAAGGGTGTCGACGCGATCGTCGTCCCCGGCGGCTTCTCGTACGGCGACTACCTGCGTGCAGGCGCCATCGCGAAGTTCGCGCCGGTCATGGGCGAGGTCGTCAAGGCCGCCGAGCGGGGCATGCCGGTCCTCGGCATCTGCAACGGCTTTCAGATCATCTGCGAGGCGGGACTCCTGCCTGGCGCGCTGATCCGCAACGAAGGCCTGCACTTCATCTGCCGCGACGAGTGGCTGCGCGTCGAGTCGAACACGACAGCCTGGACCAGTCGCTACGAGGTGGGCGCCGAGATCCTGATCCCGCTCAAGTCGGGTGAAGGTCGCTACGTCGCGTCCGACGAGACGCTCGAAGAGCTCAAGGGCGAAGGTCGCATCGCGTTCACGTACGCGGGGGACAACCCGAATGGTTCGCAGCTCGACATCGCGGGCATCTCGAGCGCCAACGGTCGCGTCGTCGGTCTGATGCCGCACCCGGAGCACGCGACCGAGGCTTTGACCGGCCCGTCCGACGACGGTCTTGGACTGTTCTACTCGGCGCTGGACTCGGTGCTGTCGGCAGTCTGA
- the purS gene encoding phosphoribosylformylglycinamidine synthase subunit PurS, translating into MARVVVDVMPKAEILDPQGQAIVGALGRLGFSGIADVRQGKRFELEVDGTVDDAALERIAEELLTNTVIENFNVSRVAE; encoded by the coding sequence ATGGCGCGTGTAGTTGTCGATGTGATGCCCAAGGCCGAGATTCTGGATCCGCAGGGACAGGCCATCGTCGGTGCTCTGGGCCGTCTCGGATTCTCCGGAATCGCCGACGTCCGGCAGGGCAAGCGGTTCGAACTCGAAGTCGACGGCACCGTCGACGACGCTGCGCTCGAGCGCATCGCGGAAGAACTCCTGACCAACACGGTCATCGAGAACTTCAACGTTTCGCGCGTGGCGGAGTGA
- a CDS encoding MarR family transcriptional regulator, with translation MPSIEPVDETVRSTSAVLRRFLEHLAEMHGRCTANTIATTELTLSQVRMLLVLRQKCEAISVNCLADEVGLSLAAAGRGVDRLVGIELVDRREDATDRRVKRLSLTDKGTELLDKQFALKDDDLKDMVTRLPTEVRARLHDALSDALIHLSPEKVTS, from the coding sequence GTGCCTTCAATCGAACCCGTCGACGAAACCGTCCGCAGTACCTCCGCGGTACTCCGGAGGTTTCTGGAGCACCTCGCCGAAATGCACGGACGGTGCACCGCGAACACCATCGCGACCACGGAACTCACACTCTCGCAGGTACGGATGCTTCTTGTGCTCCGGCAGAAGTGTGAAGCGATCTCGGTGAACTGCCTCGCCGACGAGGTGGGTCTGTCGCTCGCCGCAGCCGGGCGAGGCGTCGACCGACTGGTCGGCATCGAACTCGTCGATCGCCGAGAGGACGCCACAGACCGCAGGGTCAAGCGCCTCTCACTGACCGACAAGGGCACCGAACTCCTCGACAAACAGTTCGCACTCAAGGACGACGACCTGAAAGACATGGTCACGCGCCTGCCAACCGAAGTCCGGGCCCGTCTGCACGACGCCCTCTCCGACGCTCTGATCCATCTCTCACCAGAGAAAGTGACCTCATGA